The Runella slithyformis DSM 19594 genome segment TTCGGACGGGTGGTCCAAGGCCAAGTAATTTACCGCAAATCGTAGTCCCGCATTATCGCCATCCTGTGCAATCACTAATTGAGCTTGCGGATTTCGGTTGAGAATTTCTTGCAAAAAAGCCACTTGTTTCCCGCCAGGTTGCCCACCCGTAGCGACGTAAAAACGTCGTTCATCGGCTTGTTCGGGGTTCAACTGTTTTAATGAAATCGCATCAATGGCTGATTCTGAAATGATTATTCGTTGAACGGGGGCTTCATAAAACCCCGTTTTTGCTTGCTCAATAGGCAAAAAAGCACGCTTTTCATCCCCTAATTCTCCAAATAAAAATACCACGTTTTTAGCATCTTGGCGGTAAATCGTACCAATAGTCCCCTGTAAAATTTCTTGCCCTTTTTCGTCTTTCAGTGCTTCTTTTGCCTCAAAAAACCGATTTGAGTGCCATAAAGCCTCTCCTCGCTCCCCTTCTGGAAATGCTTTATAAGCCAAATTCCGAATATCCATTGACGCAATGTTCCCGTCACGGGCATACATGGGGAAGGCTGTATTCACGTGCCGAATCACACCGGTATCAAACGCTACGTTTTTGATTCGTCCCTCAAATTCTTTGGAAAAAAGTGTCTGTTTTTCAATAGCCCGTCCTTCTAAATATTCGGTATCAGTCAACGGGGCAATCTGATATTTGCTGTACAAATCCTGCTCTCGAAGGAGCGTATCTTTCAAGAAATAATTGGCAGGGACTTCAATCATTGGCTCAACCATGCGCTTCCTTTCGGCGAATCCATCTTGCATCATGATTGAGTCAATTTTCTGAAAAATATGGCGGTAGTTTCCGTGTTCCATTCGTTCCATGAACTTAAAAATATCGCCTTTAAATTGCGAGTCGTTTAAATCCACAAAAAACTTTGTCCCGTAATCCTTTACGGCTGCTACTGCCAAACGTTGCTTATCGCCTTTGATTCCTGTTTCGTATAGCCGCCAAGCATCGTTGGGGCGAGACTTCTTTTTATCTAACTGATAACCATAATGTTGCAGTACAATTTCTAAATCTAACTCCTGCTTTATTTGGCTCAAATCTCGGGTCATGCGTCCGCCTTTTCGTTGAGTTTGGGATGATATAGCTACTTTATCTCGCTCAGTAATTTCGCTACCATCAGGCTTTTTTAAGGTCAAATCATTTTTAATAGCAAATCGCTCAATAGTTTCCAGATTCCAAGCCTTATGAACCGACTTTGATTCTTGCACATTGTGATACAAGTCGTTCATATTTAACTGCTTGTACCCAACAGAACCATCTAATTTACCCGTTTGACTTGGCAAATACGCTCGGCCTTTTTCGCTTCGTTGATACACCTCTTTAAACTCAGCAGGATGAAAGCCACTGATTGCGGGATAAACAGCAACTCGTACTTCACCACTGCCCAGCGTTAAAGTACGTTTGGCTTCTGGATTGGCAACGACGCTCTGAGGCAATTGAGTAATGCTCCTTGCCCCGTACATATTTTTGATGGCCTTATTGCACCTTTCAACATTATCGGGTGTAGGTTCAATCCAGAGTTGAACATTTCCAATCGTGCGGCTATTATCAAGGCCATTTAAAGCAAAATCACCGAATGCGATGTAGCGCACTGATTCTTTGTTTAAATGTCGAAGGATGGCTAATTGCTCTCTCGAAGCTCGGTTTTTGACATCTTGCATGGTCTTTTCGGACTTAGAGGTTAGTCAGGAATTTCAAAACCACCGTCGGGTTCATTGACATCGAACAGTGAGTTTAACAAGTCTTTGGTATCGAAAAGGGTATCCAAATGAGCTGTATAGAGTAGATTTTGTTCGTCATTAGAGAGTGATTCCCATAGTTCAGGGTCGTTGATAGAAGCATTTATCACATATTTACTTGGGTCGAGCGGTTCTTCACCGTCAGCAATGTAAAGCGGCTGAATAGCTACGTTGATTCGTTCGGCCCCGTACCTTTTTGTTAGGTCATTAAGAGATAACATCATCAATTGTTATGGATTAGCAGTTGAAAAATGGCTCAACTTATTTTTCAATCACAAAGTAAGTTAAGTCATTTTAATAAAACAAATTATTTATTTTTGCCTTTATGATTAAATATATATTGAAAATAATCTTATTTTTATTTCCAATAATAACCAACGCCCAAGCAGTGTTAGATAGTATTCTGCACTCAGAAAGGTCGTTAATGAGCGAATTACAACGATTATCTCATGCCGAGATTATTCGTCAATTTCCTTATTTTTTTGAATCAAATCCAGTCGTGGCTTTTACAATTCCCTGCCTACCACCTGTTGGTTTTTGGGAGGGAAACCGAATTTCTTCGGGATTCGGCTGGCGTAAACATCCATTGAAGGGCAAGTTTCAGCACCATAGCGGAATTGACATTGCAGGAAACTATCAATATGTCCGAACGACAGCAACAGGTTTAGTAGAGCAAGTGGGCTATGATAACGCCCTCGGTTTATTTGTTATTGTCAATCATGGCAACTCATATCAGACCATTTATGGTCATTTGGCTGATATTCAGGTGAAAAAAAATCAATTTTTAAACGTTGGAGAGAAGATTGGAATATTGGGAAGCACAGGTCATTCCACGGGGAAACACTTACATTATGCCATCAAGAAAAACAGTATTTATGTAAATCCTGCTGAATACCTGACCCTCGGAATTCGATTTTTGGAAGGTTATTTTCATAAACAATAATCTGCAATATATTACACTTTTCAATAAAAATACCCTAACAAATACTTGCAATATCATCAAAAAGGCATTATATTGCACATTCAAATCGAAATTTATGAACCTTGTTCAAGTAGGTGAAACCATCAAGCAACGGCGGCAACGGCTTGACATTAGGCAAAACGACTTAGCCGACTTGGCCGAGGTGGGACTTCGTACCCTGATTGCCATTGAAAACGGGACAGGTAATCCATCGTTTGAAACGCTTACCAAGATTGTTGATGTGCTGGGTTTAGAACTTAACCTGACTGTTAAATCATGAGAAAGGCTACCGTTTATCTTAATCAGGAAGCGGTAGGCGAACTGACTGAATCGTCTGACGGTTTCATTTTTCGGTATGATGACAATTATATTGCTCGCCCCAACGCCCGTGCGTTGAGTTTGACGATGCCTATTTCTCAGCAAAAATTCAAGTCGTCTTATTTGTTCCCTTTTTTCTATGGGCTGCTATCCGAAGGTTACAATCGTGCGGTGCAATGCCGATTGCTTAAAATTGATGAAAACGACGATTTTGGGCTTTTGCTGGCCATAGCCCACACCGATACAGTTGGGGCAGTGCGGGTGATAGAGCAAACTAAAAACCTGACTTTTGAAGCATGAAAACAATCGTTTGTCCTTCCACCCTGCAATCAGGCTTCGACACTTACAGCCCCAATACTCGAAAATCGCTTTTCGACGGGAGTCGGGTTTCACATATCTTAGCCTTTAAACACCAAGACATCAGAACCACAGCCTTTCAGGGTTTTGGTCAATCGTTTCGACAGCTTTCTATTTCGGGAGTACAAGAAAAATATGGGTTAGTTCTCGAAGGTAATATATTAAGGCTACCAGAACCAAATGAACAAACACACTACATTCTAAAACCCATTCCACCCGATTTACCCAACGCAAGTGAAATTCCTGCTAATGAACACTTGACCATGCAAATTGCCAAGCAAGTATATGGTATTCCAACGGCGGTCAATGGTTTGATTTTCTTTACCGACAAAGAACCTGCTTTACTCATCAAACGATTTGATTTTCGTCCTGATGGTTCAAAATGGCGGCAGGAAGATTTTGCATCATTATCAGGCAGAACTAAGCAAACCGCAGGATTAGATTATAAATATGAAGGAAGCTACGAAGAAATAGCTCAATTAATCAGACAACATTTGCCCGCTTATCGGGTAGAGACAGAGAAATTTTTTCGATTGGTTTTGTTCAATTATTTGTTTTCGAACGGAGATGCTCACCTCAAAAACTTCTCTATTATTGAAACCCTCGACGGTGATTTTGTATTGAGCCCTGCTTACTACTTGATTTGTACTCGCTTACATCTCACTGATTCGGATATGGCATTAAAAGACGGTCTTTTTAGTCATGATTACGAAACAGATAGCTTCACCGCCAATGCTTTTTACGCTTTCGATGATTTTCTGGTATTTGGCACTCGTATTGGCATTGCCGAAAAACGAGTACGTCAGCAATTGATTCTTTTTCAAAAAGACTACGAGAAAGTACGGGCCTTAACACAAAATTCTTGGTTGAGTGATGCTGCCAAGGCCACGTACTTAGCTTGTTATGAATCTCGGTTGCAGCGATTAAATTACGCTTTCAAGATGAACAAGTAGGAAAATCAGAAAAACAAATCCTTCAATTCTTCACTCGTATATTTATCACTTTGAAGCAATTGATAGTAAGAATACGCCTTGTTAATAAGCGTATCAGTATATTGTAACGAAATAAAATTGACTCCATTTTCGTACAAAAATGACTGATATTGCAACAAATTCTTGGCATTTCCACGGCCTGAGTACATATTTTTGAAGTTATGATACTCAATACCCACTATTTCGGCCAATTGTTTGAGGTTCATTTTCTTGATATTTTCAAGCGTAGTCGTATCAGCCCGTTCAAAAATAGCGTCGGTCATGCGTCGGTTCTTATACACAAAAAACGAGTACGTAAATACCAACTTCCAGTAGTATTCACTTGCTTCGGGGTGTTCTTTCACAATTGTTAATTTGGCTTGCAATTCGGCTTGTTCTTCGGGCTTTTCCGAAGCTATTTGCAAGGTTTTCAGTACGTCTTCTCCTACCAAAATAGGGTTGTAGCTACCTTTCTCATCGGCAGCTAACTTAGGTCTTCCTCGTGGGTTCATTGGTTACAAATTTTCAAAGTGGTCCGCCAATGCGGTGGTTAGATTATTTAGTGGTGGTAATGCTGTATTCTGCCATTTCATACTCAATTAGTAGTGAAATGTCTTGCTTCACACGGTGGTAATGTTCTTGTAAAAGCCGATTTCTGAAAGAAAGTTTCTCGGATTCAGTTAATTTTTGGTAATCAACGTCATACTTTTTTTCAACCAAAACCGCCAAATCATTGATTTTAGGCAGTTTTTGTGTCTTTTTGAGTTGATCTTTCTCAACACTTACAAAGGCTTTGAATGTTTTTAAATCAAATTCTTCGCCAAAATTATCTACAAACTGCCCTACGAACTCGCCTTGCTTCAATGTCGAGATTTTTGAGGAAGGAATTACATCGGCCTGCTGCGTCGAAACATTGATGGTTGTATCGTTTTTGGAGTAGGTAATTGATTCCTTTTCTTGATTTGTTCTACCAAAACGACGGGATAATTTTTCGGCGGTTTCAAAAACTACTGTTCCCGAAAACAGGTTGCCAATAATGTTGATAATCACCTTGGCTTCTCGCTCGCCATAATCTCGAATCAACTGCTCAAAGTCTTGCACTCCTAACCATGTAGCTACTTTATTGCTTCTGGCAGTGGCAATGAGCATATCTATCCCCTTGATGAACATGGTAGGCAACTCGTCCCAAAAAAGTGCTGATTTTAGCTTCCCTTTTTTGTTGACGAGCTTCATCATTCGAGAGGTATAAAGTGAAAACGCCGTGCCATAGACACTAACCCGTTCGGGGTTGTTACCTGTGCAAAGTATTTTGGGGTCGTCTGGATTATTAATGTCTAAACTAAAATCATTGCCTGTCATTACCCAATATAGCGTTGGCGACGAAAGCCGGGCCATGGGAATGCGCACTGATGAAATCTGTCCTTCTAACTGTTCCATTGCACCACCCGCTTTGGCATCAATAAACGGACGGACGTAAATCTCGACCTCGGGGTACTGCT includes the following:
- a CDS encoding toprim domain-containing protein produces the protein MQDVKNRASREQLAILRHLNKESVRYIAFGDFALNGLDNSRTIGNVQLWIEPTPDNVERCNKAIKNMYGARSITQLPQSVVANPEAKRTLTLGSGEVRVAVYPAISGFHPAEFKEVYQRSEKGRAYLPSQTGKLDGSVGYKQLNMNDLYHNVQESKSVHKAWNLETIERFAIKNDLTLKKPDGSEITERDKVAISSQTQRKGGRMTRDLSQIKQELDLEIVLQHYGYQLDKKKSRPNDAWRLYETGIKGDKQRLAVAAVKDYGTKFFVDLNDSQFKGDIFKFMERMEHGNYRHIFQKIDSIMMQDGFAERKRMVEPMIEVPANYFLKDTLLREQDLYSKYQIAPLTDTEYLEGRAIEKQTLFSKEFEGRIKNVAFDTGVIRHVNTAFPMYARDGNIASMDIRNLAYKAFPEGERGEALWHSNRFFEAKEALKDEKGQEILQGTIGTIYRQDAKNVVFLFGELGDEKRAFLPIEQAKTGFYEAPVQRIIISESAIDAISLKQLNPEQADERRFYVATGGQPGGKQVAFLQEILNRNPQAQLVIAQDGDNAGLRFAVNYLALDHPSENPEMKIKPYLTYSSPINHQTKKTEGNTENQESVGTNRLNLELRYPLALGARKAQELNEGFIKDLVEDMNLFVKRYSTDLNDKEKKINEFQRETMLDENMKYMITRTIIHFPNDTKLLTKALNRISDEIEKRQGQKLFQIVRPTRQQKDLNAVLKERNGQALPSSHNLKLPEPPVIKPCQEIQKSKQEEIKNAESQGQGFGQGKNKIGF
- a CDS encoding M23 family metallopeptidase; protein product: MIKYILKIILFLFPIITNAQAVLDSILHSERSLMSELQRLSHAEIIRQFPYFFESNPVVAFTIPCLPPVGFWEGNRISSGFGWRKHPLKGKFQHHSGIDIAGNYQYVRTTATGLVEQVGYDNALGLFVIVNHGNSYQTIYGHLADIQVKKNQFLNVGEKIGILGSTGHSTGKHLHYAIKKNSIYVNPAEYLTLGIRFLEGYFHKQ
- a CDS encoding helix-turn-helix transcriptional regulator produces the protein MNLVQVGETIKQRRQRLDIRQNDLADLAEVGLRTLIAIENGTGNPSFETLTKIVDVLGLELNLTVKS
- a CDS encoding HipA N-terminal domain-containing protein, translating into MRKATVYLNQEAVGELTESSDGFIFRYDDNYIARPNARALSLTMPISQQKFKSSYLFPFFYGLLSEGYNRAVQCRLLKIDENDDFGLLLAIAHTDTVGAVRVIEQTKNLTFEA
- a CDS encoding HipA domain-containing protein; the protein is MKTIVCPSTLQSGFDTYSPNTRKSLFDGSRVSHILAFKHQDIRTTAFQGFGQSFRQLSISGVQEKYGLVLEGNILRLPEPNEQTHYILKPIPPDLPNASEIPANEHLTMQIAKQVYGIPTAVNGLIFFTDKEPALLIKRFDFRPDGSKWRQEDFASLSGRTKQTAGLDYKYEGSYEEIAQLIRQHLPAYRVETEKFFRLVLFNYLFSNGDAHLKNFSIIETLDGDFVLSPAYYLICTRLHLTDSDMALKDGLFSHDYETDSFTANAFYAFDDFLVFGTRIGIAEKRVRQQLILFQKDYEKVRALTQNSWLSDAAKATYLACYESRLQRLNYAFKMNK